In Janthinobacterium agaricidamnosum NBRC 102515 = DSM 9628, the DNA window TGATAAGCATCATTTAACGGATGTTGTGGCGGTATGAAAGCATGCCTTTACAACATGCGGCAAGCCGGGCTTGCTTTTGGCTTCGGAAATCGACCACAATCTGGGGTTCTCCGTGCTTTGTGGCAACTTATTGCCCGGCAGACGAACAAAAATTGGCGCGCTGCCTTCAGCACTTAACTTAAGCGGCGTATTTGAACGCAGTATTTTTAGCGGTTGTCATGGCGATTTTGAATTGGAGTGACCGGCAATCCCCGCCCGCCCATGGCCTGTGGCGCGCCATATTCCGCTGCGTGTCTCCGTTGCTGTTCCTGCTCCTTTCGCTGCTGCTGGCATTGTGCTGCTGCGGCGCCGCGCGGGCGCAGGCGCAGGCGCAGGCGCAGGCCAGCGGCGCGCTGGAGCGCCAGGTCAAGGCCGCCTACCTGTATAAATTCACCGGTTTTGTCGAGTGGCCGGACGGCAGTTTTACCCGTCCCGACAATCCGCTGGTGATCGGCGTGGCCGGTGCCGACGTGCTGGCCGATCAGCTGGAACAAACCGTGGCCGGCCACCTGGCCAATGGCCGCGCCATCCTGGTGCGCAAGCTGCGCCGCGGCGACAGTCTGGCCGGCCTGCACATCCTGTTCATCGGCCCGATGGAGCGTGCGCCGCTGCAGGAAATCATCGCCGCCAGCCGCGGCTTGCCGCTGCTGACCGTCAGCGATAGCGACGACGCCTACGCGCAGGGCAGCATGGTCAACTTCGTGGTGGTCGACGACAAGTTGCGTTTCGAAGTGGCGCTCAAACCGGTGCTGTTATCGCGCATGAAAATCAGCGCGCGGCTGCTGTCGGCGGCGTACAAAGTGCAAACGGGGGGCCTGTGATCCGTTTGCGCTCGATCCGTCACAAGCTGCTGGCGGTGGTCTTGCTGACTACGCTGGTGGCGACCATGGTGTCGCTGGGCACCATCGTGGCCTACGATTTGCGGGCCTACCACCGCAACCTGTTGTCCGACATGACCACCCAGGCCGAATTGCTGGGCCATATGAGCGCGGCCGCGCTGACCTTCGACGACCAGCGCCTTGCCACTGAAAACCTGGGCCTGCTGCGCATCCGGCCCAAGGTGCAGGCCGGCGCGATCTATAACGCGCGCGGCGAACTGTTCGCCACCTACCAGACGCCGTACCGGCAGGATCCGGTGCCGGCGCGCGCCGACAGCGCCGGCGTGCGCGTCGGCGACAAGTTGCTGACGCTATCCACGCCCATCATCGACAATGGCGAATTGATCGGCACCGTGTATTTGCGCGCCGAGTACGAATTGAGCGGGCGCACCTTCGATTATCTGTCGATCGGCCTCGGCGTGACCTTGCTGGCGCTGCTGGTGGCCTACCTGATCCTGCGCCGCCTCGATCATGTGATCACCCAGCCGATACTCGACATCGCCGATGTGGCGCGGGAAGTGATCGAGACGCGCGACTATTCGCGCCGGGCGCGCAAGATCAGCGACGACGAAGTGGCGCAACTGGTCGACTCGTTCAACAAGATGCTGGCCGAAATCGAATACCGCACCGGCGAACTGGAAAGCTCGAACGCCGAAATCGCCCATGAGGCGCGGCAGCGCGCGTCGGCCCAGCAAGAGGTGATGCGGCTCAACGAGGAGCTCGAATTGCGGGTGCAGGAACGCACCATGCAGCTGGAAGTGACCAACGGCGAGCTGGCGGTGGCGATGGAAGAGGCGCGCGGCGCCAACCAGGCCAAGTCGGCCTTCCTGTCGTCGATGAGCCATGAATTGCGCACCCCGCTGAACGCGATCCTCGGCTTTGCGCAAATCCTCTGTTCCGACCGGCTGCCGTCGACGCTGGTGCAAAAGAAGGAATTCGCCGGCCATATCCTGAAGTCCGGCCGTCACCTGCTGACCTTGATCAATGAAATTCTCGACCTGGCCAAGGTCGAGTCGGGCACCGTCAACCTGTCGCTGGAGCCGGTCGGGCTGGACGAGATCCTCGGCGAATGCCGCGGCATGATCGAACCGCTGGTGGCGCAGCGCGGCATTCAAGTCTATTTTCCCGACGATGGCAGCCTGAACGTGCTGGCCGACCGCACCCGCCTGAAGCAGATCTTGCTGAACCTGCTGTCGAACGCGCTCAAGTACAACCGCGCCGCCGGCACCGTGCACGTGACTTGCGGCGCGACGGCGCCGGGCACGGTACGCATCTCGGTGCGCGACAGCGGCATCGGGCTGACGCCGCAACAACTGGCATCGCTGTTCCAGCCATTCAACCGGCTGGGCCAGGAATCCGGGCCGGAAGAGGGCAGCGGCATCGGCCTGGTGGTCACCAAGCGGCTGGTCGAACTGATGCGCGGCACCATCGGGGTCGATAGCGCGGCCGGTATCGGCAGCACCTTCTGGATCGATTTGCAGGCCGCCGATCCGGTGGTCTTGCCGGCCGATGCCGCGCCGGCTGCGGCCCGCCAGGACGATGCTGACGTGGCGGCGCTGCCGGACACGCCGGTGACGCTGCTGTATGTCGAAGACAATCCGGCCAACCTGAAACTGGTCGAGGAAATCGTCCGTTTCCGTCCCGGCATGCGGCTGTTGTCGGCGCCGGACGGCCACCTCGGCGTGGACATGGCGCGGGCCCATGCGCCGCAATTGATTTTGATGGATATCAACCTGCCCAGCGTCAGCGGTTATGAGGCATTGAAAATGCTGTCCGCCGACCCGCGCACCGCGCACATCCCGGTGATCGCGCTGACCGCCAACGCGATGCCGCGCGACGTGGAAAAAGGCATGGCGCAGGGGTTTTTCCGCTATCTGACCAAGCCCATCAACATTGATGAATTCACCGAGGCCATCAATAGCACGCTGGCCCATGTTACACAGCAGGGACGCACATGATCAGCCAGGCCGCCATATCCGCGCTACCGGGGGTGGTATCCGGCATACTGCATGCGAAAATCCTGATCGTCGACGACCAGGCCGTCAATTTGCGGCTGCTGGAACATCTGCTGACCAGCGCCGGTTATACGGCGGTCAGCGTCACCAGCGATGCGCGCGGCGTGGCGGCGGCGCACCGCCGCGAATGCTACGACCTGATCATCCTCGACATGCTGATGCCGGAGATGAGCGGCTTCGACGTGATGGAGGCGCTCAAGCCGCAGGAAGCGGAAGCTTATCTGCCGGTGCTGGTGGTGACCGCCGATCCCGACTTGAAACTGGCCGCGCTGGACGCCGGCGCGCGCGACTTCATCAGCAAGCCCTTCGATTCGGTGGAAGTGCTGACGCGCATCCGCAACATGCTGGAAGTGCGGCTGATGCACCGCGCGGTGCGCAACTACAATACCCTGCTGGAGCAGGCGGTACGCCAGCGCACCGCCGAGCTGCAGCGTTTTCGCAGCGCCATCGACGCCACCGCCGACGCCATCTTCCTGATCGACGCCGCCGCTACCCGGATACTGGACGCGAATGACGGCGCCTGCCGCCTGCTCGGTTATTCGCGCGCCGAATTGCTGGCGCTGGCGCCGGCGGTATTGTTGCCCAGGCCGCCCCGGCCGCGCAGCGGCGCGCCGGCATTGACCGAGTGCGACATCGGGCGCCGCGACGGCAGCCCGGTGCCGGTCGAACTGTGCTGGCAATGGCAGGATGGCGCGGCGGCGACCGCCGACGCCGCCGGCAATGCCGGCGTGGCGTTATTGATCGCGGTGGCGCGCGACATCAGCGAGCGGCGCCAGTCGCAGGAGCGGCTGAAACACCTGGCCAACTACGACAGCCTGACCGGCTTGCCGAACCGCGCGCTGTTTTACCAGACGCTGGCGCAGGCGGTCGAACTGGCGCGCGAAAAAGCGTGGCGCATCGTGGTGCTGTTCATCGCGCTGGACCGTTTCAAGGGCATCAACGATACGCTGGGCGCGGCGCTGGGCGACGAATTGCTGCGCCAGTTCAGCAACCGGCTGGTGCAATGCGTGCGCCTGCGCGACACCGTCGGCCGGCTCGGCAACGATGAATTCGCGCTGATCCTGACCATGCCCCGCAACCAGCAGGACGCGGTCAACGTGGCCAACCAGGTGCGCGAAGCATTGCGCGCGCCGTTCGACCTGCGCGGCCACGCGGCGACGCTGACCGCCAGCATCGGCATCGCCATGTACCCGGACGACGCGACCGACCCGGACACGCTGGTCAAGTACGCCAATACCGCGATGGGCGGCGCCAAGCAGGCCGGGCGCGACGGTTACCGCTTTTTCACGGCCGGCATGAACGTGCAGGTGCTGGCCCGGCTGGACCTGGAACTGGCGCTGCGCCACGCGCTGCAGCACGATGAATTCGTGCTGCATTACCAGCCCAAGGTCGACCTGCGTACCGGCCGCGTCAGCGGCGTCGAAGCGCTGCTGCGCTGGGCGCGTCCCGGCTACGGCCTGGTGGCGCCGTCCGAATTCGTGCCGCTGCTGGAAGATACCGGCCTGGTCGTGCGCGCCGGCGCCTGGGTGCTGCTGGAAGCGTGCCGCCAGATCGCGCTGTGGCGCGGTTCCGGGGTCGGCCCGGTGCGGGTGGCGGTGAACGTGTCGAGCCGCCAGTTCGCCGAGGGCGACCTGGAAGCGGAAGTGCGCCACGCGCTGGCCCATTACCAGGTGCCGGCCGAATTGCTGGAACTGGAATTGACCGAAACCGCGCTGATGCTGAACGCCGAGCGCACCGTCACCTTGCTGGGCAATTTGAAACGGATCGGCGTCAAGATCGCCATCGACGATTTCGGCACCGGTTATTCCAGCCTGTCGTATCTGCAGCGCTTCCCGATCGACAAGCTGAAGATCGACATCGCCTTCGTGCGCAACATCGTGGTCAACCCGAACGATGCGGCGATCGCGCTGGCCATCATCAGCATGGCGCACAGCCTGAAACTGGGGGTGATCGCCGAAGGCGTCGAATCGCGTCCGCAGCTGGAATATTTACGGCGCAACCGCTGCGATGAAATCCAGGGCTATTATTTCAGCCGCCCGCTGCCGGCGCTGGAACTGGGCCAGTTGATCGAGGCCGGCACCGGCCTGGCGCCGGAACAGGACCAGCTGGCGCAGCCAGCGCAAACCCTGCTGATCGTCGACGACGACGTGAATGTACTGTCGGCGCTGCACCGCTTGTTTACGCCGGACGGCTACCAGATCCTGACGGCGGCGTCGCCGGCCGAGGGTTTTGACATGCTGGCGCTGCACCGGGTGCACGTGATCGTCTGCGACCAGCGCATGCCGGCCATGAGCGGCACCGAGTTCCTCAGCAAGGTCAAGCAGCTGTACCCGGAAACCATACGGATTATCCTGTCCGGTTATACCGGGCTGGAAGCGGTGCTCGATTCGATCAACCGCGGCGCGATCTACCGTTTTTATACCAAGCCGTGGG includes these proteins:
- a CDS encoding YfiR family protein encodes the protein MAILNWSDRQSPPAHGLWRAIFRCVSPLLFLLLSLLLALCCCGAARAQAQAQAQASGALERQVKAAYLYKFTGFVEWPDGSFTRPDNPLVIGVAGADVLADQLEQTVAGHLANGRAILVRKLRRGDSLAGLHILFIGPMERAPLQEIIAASRGLPLLTVSDSDDAYAQGSMVNFVVVDDKLRFEVALKPVLLSRMKISARLLSAAYKVQTGGL
- a CDS encoding hybrid sensor histidine kinase/response regulator, with product MIRLRSIRHKLLAVVLLTTLVATMVSLGTIVAYDLRAYHRNLLSDMTTQAELLGHMSAAALTFDDQRLATENLGLLRIRPKVQAGAIYNARGELFATYQTPYRQDPVPARADSAGVRVGDKLLTLSTPIIDNGELIGTVYLRAEYELSGRTFDYLSIGLGVTLLALLVAYLILRRLDHVITQPILDIADVAREVIETRDYSRRARKISDDEVAQLVDSFNKMLAEIEYRTGELESSNAEIAHEARQRASAQQEVMRLNEELELRVQERTMQLEVTNGELAVAMEEARGANQAKSAFLSSMSHELRTPLNAILGFAQILCSDRLPSTLVQKKEFAGHILKSGRHLLTLINEILDLAKVESGTVNLSLEPVGLDEILGECRGMIEPLVAQRGIQVYFPDDGSLNVLADRTRLKQILLNLLSNALKYNRAAGTVHVTCGATAPGTVRISVRDSGIGLTPQQLASLFQPFNRLGQESGPEEGSGIGLVVTKRLVELMRGTIGVDSAAGIGSTFWIDLQAADPVVLPADAAPAAARQDDADVAALPDTPVTLLYVEDNPANLKLVEEIVRFRPGMRLLSAPDGHLGVDMARAHAPQLILMDINLPSVSGYEALKMLSADPRTAHIPVIALTANAMPRDVEKGMAQGFFRYLTKPINIDEFTEAINSTLAHVTQQGRT
- a CDS encoding EAL domain-containing protein, translated to MISQAAISALPGVVSGILHAKILIVDDQAVNLRLLEHLLTSAGYTAVSVTSDARGVAAAHRRECYDLIILDMLMPEMSGFDVMEALKPQEAEAYLPVLVVTADPDLKLAALDAGARDFISKPFDSVEVLTRIRNMLEVRLMHRAVRNYNTLLEQAVRQRTAELQRFRSAIDATADAIFLIDAAATRILDANDGACRLLGYSRAELLALAPAVLLPRPPRPRSGAPALTECDIGRRDGSPVPVELCWQWQDGAAATADAAGNAGVALLIAVARDISERRQSQERLKHLANYDSLTGLPNRALFYQTLAQAVELAREKAWRIVVLFIALDRFKGINDTLGAALGDELLRQFSNRLVQCVRLRDTVGRLGNDEFALILTMPRNQQDAVNVANQVREALRAPFDLRGHAATLTASIGIAMYPDDATDPDTLVKYANTAMGGAKQAGRDGYRFFTAGMNVQVLARLDLELALRHALQHDEFVLHYQPKVDLRTGRVSGVEALLRWARPGYGLVAPSEFVPLLEDTGLVVRAGAWVLLEACRQIALWRGSGVGPVRVAVNVSSRQFAEGDLEAEVRHALAHYQVPAELLELELTETALMLNAERTVTLLGNLKRIGVKIAIDDFGTGYSSLSYLQRFPIDKLKIDIAFVRNIVVNPNDAAIALAIISMAHSLKLGVIAEGVESRPQLEYLRRNRCDEIQGYYFSRPLPALELGQLIEAGTGLAPEQDQLAQPAQTLLIVDDDVNVLSALHRLFTPDGYQILTAASPAEGFDMLALHRVHVIVCDQRMPAMSGTEFLSKVKQLYPETIRIILSGYTGLEAVLDSINRGAIYRFYTKPWDDTQLRDNIRLAFHHYWLMNQPGARRLGEPDA